Below is a genomic region from Lampris incognitus isolate fLamInc1 chromosome 2, fLamInc1.hap2, whole genome shotgun sequence.
AGCCCTGGAGGGCAAGGAGACCAACATTGAAAATGAGATCGCCGTTCTCCACAGGTGAGGCTTAAACTAAAACGCCTCTCGCCGGGTGTCGGCTGTGGCTCTGCATCCGGCAGTTGAACTAGCTAATGTGGTCTAAAAACACAAGGGCtgtatgcatgcacgtgcacCAGGGGTCAGTGGAATGGCTGACTGAATGCATGGTGTCAGTACAAACAGTGGGAATGTGCACCGGAAATGTCATGAGTAAAAAAGATAGACCTATTTTTAGTGTCCCTGTTACCAGGGCAACAGCACACAGAGGTGGAGATGGTGTGGAGTTCCCTGCAGCAGTGTGtcgaagaaagaaaaaagaggcatactatgtgtgtgtgtgtgtgtggggggggggtaatgcaaGGCGGAAGTGAGTGGGGTTGCAAAGAGAGGAATGCATGGAAGGGGACCAACACTTAAAACAGAGAGTACTGAACCCAGCGAGTGGGATCAAGGGCTGATGAGTAGGAAGCAGACAAATAAACCGCGGGTGGGGCGCAGACTCACCCATTCACACTCAGACTCAAACTCGGAGTTTAAGAGATGCTCGCTGCTGCCATTGTGTCAGTGCAGTGGGGTTTTACATATGTTCAGTGTGACTCCACGGCCAAAGGGGCCAACTTGGATGCCTGTTGACTGGATGATAGCAATAAAGTAAAatacaaatcttttttttctttcacatgCATGAATGCCTTTCTTTGCATTGCTTAGAGTAATTCGGTGGAGCCTTCCCTCTAATCTGCAAGGCCCCTCCTTCGTTAGCCGAGCTAGATCCACTCAAGGGTCTCTGTATAGCAGGCCATTGTCATTCTCTGCATATTAGTTCATCCATCTGATGCTTTGTTGTGTTTGATCTGAGAGCCAGTTTTGTTGTCTTTCAGAATAAAAGGAGTAAAACTGGGGTATCAGGTtgatgggtccccccccccccggtagtaCATACTAGGGATGCCCACTAAGGAGCATGCAAATATGAAATACGCAGTAAGACTGCCATCTGGTGACCAATGTACTAAATGACACCTTAAATCAATGTGGCATGTGTACAAGTGGCATACATTATGCAAAGTCTGATGCCTTATATCCCTCTATCTTTTGTTTCCAGAATCAAGCACACCAACATCGTTTCTTTGGAAGACATCTTTGAGAGTACATCCCACCTATATCTTGTCATGCAGCTGTGAGTTCATTTTTCTCCCTCTTGCCCTTTTTCCTCATCTTACATCATGCACACTCATATGGCACAAAGTTTTTAAAAGTgattgagggcgtccgggtagcgtagcggtctattctgctgcctaccaacatgagaatcatcagtttgaatccccgtgttacctcaggcttggtggggcgtccctacagacacagttggccatgtctgagggtgggaagccatatgtgggtatgtgtcctggtcgctgtactagcgcctcctctggtcggtcagggcgcctgttcaggggggagggagaactggggggaatagcgtgatcctcccacatgctacatccccatggtgaaactcctcactgtcaggtgaaaagaagtgctgGTGTCTCCACGTGTATTTgaggaggcatgtgctagtctgcagccctccctggattggcagagggggtggagcagcgaccgggacagttcgcaagactggggtaattggctggatacaattggggagaaaggggggggtgatTGAAACACTTGAGATGTTATTTAGCTATTTCCCATGGCGGCTGTTCTAATTTGTAACTGGCAGAGTATCAGGAGGGGAGCTGTTCGACAGGATTGTGGAGAAGGGCTTCTACACAGAGAGAGATGCTAGCCAGCTCATCCACCAGATCTTGGATGCGGTGAAATACCTCCATGATATGGgaatagtccacagagacttgaAGGTACAGTGTCTGAGGCAAGGCAGAAGTACACACTGTCAACATAGCTACACGAACGGTCTGTATACAAAGTACCATTCTCCCCCTCCTGTTTTACCACGGTATCTGTTCTCGCAGCCGGAGAACTTGCTGTATTACAGTATGGATGAGGACTCCAAAATCATGATCAGCGACTTTGGCTTGTCGAAGATCGAGGGAACGGGCAGCGTCATGTCCACAGCTTGTGGTACTCCCGGATACGTGGGTAAGAAATTTCTGTggctgatccaactcaccagcctcttcaattctctctctcatatgctctctgttctctcgctctctcagatGAACTCTGTACTTCCTATAAAGCATAGTTTCCGCAAATATCCCTCTTTTTTCCACTCTTGTGTGTTGAGAGGCTCTCGTCTACCATTTAGTCGACTACCAGTGTTTCAAAAGCACTCTCTGCTTGTGTTTAATACTACTTACAGTAGCTCAGGTTAAGGTTGAGTTTACTTGAATATTATTCTGCCTCTATTTTACTCTCTTTATGAGTGCCTCCTCTGTGCATTTTGCAGCTCCCGAGGTTCTGGCCCAGAAACCTTACAGCAAAGCAGTAGATTGCTGGTCAATAGGAGTTATCTCTTATAtcctgtgagtgtctctctgaaTTCATTCATCCCTGAAAAGTATGCAAGAGGATGGATTTGTATGTTTTCATGTGCTCCATTGCTACTTTTACAGGTTGTGCGGATATCCTCCATTTTACGATGAAAATGATGCCAAGCTATTTGAGCAGATTCTGAAAGCCGAGTATGAATTTGACTCTCCATATTGGGATGATATCTCAGATTCAGGTGTGACAAACTCCTGAAATATCTTCTGAAGATTTACACTTTGGTGTACGAAACTGACTCTGTACTTCAAGGGAAATTGTGTTCACTCATGAGTGTAAGTAGATTATTCACTTTAAGTgaatactttttttcccccccggcAGCCAAAGACTTCATCTGTCATATGATGGAGAAAGATCCTTTGAAGAGATACACGTGTGAGCAGGCCCTCCAGCATCCATGGTAGTAAAAACAGATTCGGCGCCCTCTTTGTGTCATGTATTCCTTTGTAAATTCCCTCAAATGTTCAAAAACTCATCCCTCTGAGTTTGCtctggtgtatatatatacagcttATCCCTatttcccctctctttctgtggGACTCTGCAGGATCTGTGGAGACACAGCTTTGGATAAGAACATCCACGAGTCTGTCAGTGCTCAAATCAAGAAGAACTTTGCCAAGAGTAAATGGAAGGTCAGTGCCTCACTTGAAATCAGTTAAATTCAGTTTGAACTCAGTGTTTTTACCCCTCACTGGATAACAAACTCCAAATCCTTACCTCCAAATCCTTACCACACAGCAAGCATTTAATGCCACGGCAGTAGTGCGCCACATGCGGAGGTTGCAGCTAGGCACCAGTATGGAAGGCCCCAGTCAGATTACTCCAACCAGCCCCTGCCACGGACACCTGCTccctgaggaggaggaagaggaggatgaagacttggagaatgaggaggaggagagttgTGAGTTAGCTGTACATGCACACCCCTTGGAAAAAGTTTATGTCCATGCACATTTAGGCCGTGTCCAAATACCCATACTAGAGCCATAGTATACACTATATAGTACACATTTTTTGTAGATAAGATTAAAATGGCCATAGTATGGAAAAAATCTAGTATGCTAAAAATGGCAGGATGTAATGTCTTTTCTTCCGAAAAATCTTTTGTGATTCAGCAGGACACTGTTTCAAAAGAAAATTGTGATTTTGCATGTTTatcaatatggagctgtcagggaagaagaaaagaggaaggccaaagaggaggttaatggatgtggtgagagaggacatgcaggtggctggtgtgacagaggaagatgcagaggacaggaagagatggaaacggatgatccgctagggcgacccttaacaggagcagccgaacgtagtagtagtagatacatggAGATATAGAAGGCTCTTTCCATCCAGCCATTGAGATGTTTTGGCTGGATGCATATGAATGCATATGAAACCaacaaccggtttcatatgcaaatatgggcgtgaccattaactagagttacaacggccatgcgtacaattcacagaggactggggaatgtttgcaatcacagcattataagatggcgacagatgtactcttagccctcccCCTCCGTTCCgggatggtccttccctcttcGGATAGATTACCtctttgactcccattcaaaccagcgttcctcctatcaaggatgtgcacgtccttattgttcctccctatcaaggatgtgcacgtcctcatccttgaaagagtggccactggcctgtagatggatgtagactgtggagtcctggcctgacatgttagttctcctgtgttgtgccatcctcttcaccagcatctgtttggtttccccgatgtacaagtctggggataccagcagtcagttgagactgaagaggtctcttagatgagtgatgaaacgtttctcccaataaacgttgtgtgcagatgaactgaatcaactttctgttatttcctcacctggattattgagcatgcataaagacctgtTTTAGTATACTTGCATGTAAACTTTCTTCTTGCCATCCCTTATCATGTTTTATGGTTTTTAAGCTTTCCCGTCAGCCCCATTTTAAACGTCACAATGCATTTAATAGTACTAGGTTATTCCCTCAAGCAAAGTCTGCGGGATTGCAGATTTACAGAAAGTGTTCAGTAAGGGCTGAAAATATCAGTGAATGGGCTCTCATACAGTTGCTGGTTTTAGCGCGGATCAGCCCGGAGCCCTCGTGGACTTATCAGGATAGCACGCTCCAAAGTCTGAGTTTTAGACGTTGACAGTGGTCCTGTATcattgttacggactagtcgggtctagggttTAAGGATTCAGGATGctatactagtcctaacctggagtgtgtagaaaagatgaaaaatgaggaaagaaacagaaatgactgatttccaagactagcGAAATggccgggaggtgggctagcttagcgaggtagcaggctagcagttagcttagcgaggtagcaggctagcagttagcaggtccctccgacaaggcctcggccataaTGGGTCTCAGCTCGCGTAAGCGGCGGTCTCCGTCTTGGTatgttagttcagtttaggttgatggtgttgagctggaaaggtgGGAACTTGCAGCGTGTTGACAGCGTGTTCAACatggcgtatcctgaggcgtaCGCGCCGGCTCCTCGCAAcgacgtcctcttataaacactgcttaaccgCGCCTCCAACCATTTCCCAATGAAAACCAGCCCAAGTAGgcaagaaaaggaagaaggggggaaaaggcaaatataacccccaTCACCTCTAACACCATCCCTCTTCTCTGTTAATGAGGCAGAAAATGGCGACTTTGTGGGGTTACCATGGAGATAAAGGCTGTGCGAGGCGCGCTGTATCCACTTGCCCATCACTTCCGCCGGTCGGCTGAGGATAGTGTACACGTATTGTGTCGTATAGTAAACGTGTGTTGATGAAACAGTATGTACTAAACAGTATAAAATACAGTTAGTAAGCAGTATATACTATTATCATGCAGTACTTAGCAGAATGTTCGGACACAGCTTTTTTATACATTTTTATACTAAAAATAAGCAAGTATATGTTTATTTTACTTTTGTTGTGACCTTCTTGCAAAAAAGGTAAACATGAGAATGGTATACTTAAACATTACTTATACTTTTAAACTTGTTGAATACACTTCTGCAAAAGGTTGTAACAATAATATAGGCTGATGTTTTGCACGTTAAACGTTGACTTAATTGTTTTTTAACTACTTATACATTTTCAGCTCCTAAAAGGTAGCGAGTGCACTTATACTGAGTATAGTATCACGTCTTAAGGGATGTGATAAAGAAGCAAGGTAACTCTTGACCTTTGACACCGTGTCAACCCGTGTGGCCATCACGCTCGCTGCTCTGCTCTTCCTTTCCAGTGTCACATTGTGAGGACGGCCGCCGTGGAAGCGCCGAGGGCAGCGCAGACCGGGACAGTCTGAGAAGCTGCGCCTACTGCTGCAGGCCGGCCAGCCGGGTCTGAATACCACAAGTCAGTTTTCATGATGACACATTTCCCTGGAACCTCCAGAGCCCGCCCACCTGCCCGCCCACCCAGTCCGGCCAGGAATGCAGAGTAATAAATCAGGCATTGTATCAGGTTTTACCTCGCATCAGACACCGTCCACAAGAGAATATGATTCTCAGCAAGCAGGGAACATAATGTAAGTCATTTCCAATTTCCAAAACCACCTCCTggtttatcacacacacacacacacacacacacacacacacacacacacacacacacacacacacacacacacacacacacacacacacacacacacatatatatatatataaactgatgggccaaaacattatgaccactcacaggtccGCTGAATaacgctgatcatctccaaacaagggcacatgtcgaggtctgggtagattagatggtaagtgaacaatcagttctggtagtcaacgtgttggatgcaggagaaatgggcaggagtaaagacctgggtgactttgacaagggccaaattgttatggccagatgactgggtcagagcatctctgaaacgacaaggcttgtggggtgctcccggtcagcagtggtgagtacctaccaacagcagtccgaggagggacaaaccacaaaccggagacagggtgttgggcacacAAGGCCCATCGATGCACGAAGACAATGAAGGATATCCTCTCTGGtccaaaccaacagaaggtctactgtggcacaagtcacatacATTTTAATGAatgttacgggaggaatgtgtcacaacacacagtgcatcacattcTGCTGTATATGGGGCTCCGTGGCCGCACTCCGGTGCCCCTgaagacccctgtccaccaccaaaagctcctacaatgggcacgcaagcgttggaactggaccctggagcagtggaaggtcacctggtccaatgagttccattttcttttagatcacatggatggccgtgtatatgtgtgccatttacctggggaagtgatggcaccaggatgcactgtgggaagatgacaagctggtGGAAGCAGTGTGATGTTCTGGACAATGTGCTGCTAGGAAACCCTCGGGTCTGGCCATTCaagtggacatcaatttgacatgtgccacctacctaagcttcgttgcagaccaggtacatggTGTACCTGGTTTGAAGGGGTGTAccatacaccccttcatggcaacagtattctctgatggcagtgtcctCTCTCAACAAAATAATgcaccctggcctccaaattctccaggtctcaatccgactgagcatctgtgggatgtgctggaccgacaagtccgatccacggcggctccacctcgcaacttacaggacttggaggatctgctgctaatgttttcataccagataccacaggacaccttcaggggtcttgtagagtccatgtctcAATGGGTCAGcgatgttttggtggcacacagaggaccgacagcatattaggcaggtggtcataatgttttggctcatcagtgtctAGCTATCTAtattatgtatatgtatatatatatatatatatacacacacacacacacatctttgttGAGAAAcaccatgtgggggggggggtgttgttggaAAATGGACAAGGTGTCCTTGATTGGTGGAAAGAAGGTGGTAGTCTTTTGTCATCCTAAAATCCATAGTTGTGCGACCCAAACTGGCATTTTTATAACATGGTTGTGATGGGCTGTATGGTTGTCATAAGAAATATTGGTCAGTGAGTGTGTACATGACCAATAGGGGTTCTGGATAGAGTCCATCTACACCATGAACTACAGGCtgggatgtcttttttttttcagtcatcATTCATTTTCCACTTTTGCCTCTTCGTGGTATTACAACCAAACCCATTTTCCTTGTATACCGACAGAAAGAGGTGAGTAGGCAGATTTAATGAGCTGATGCTCTTACTCTTGCGTGTCTTCATTATACTTTCTCCATCATTAACTATCTGTTTTCCAACATGGAGGTCACTTATCATGGCAGTTGTTTAGTTAAACTGAGTAAATACTGACGTGTGTGTCCCTGTTGCCAGCGGCAACACTcttttcttctgtttgtttgaTCGGTGTCGTTTTTGTTATCATTAAATATATCTGTCGTGAACAAGTCTTTTACTCCATTCATTTTTTGCTGGAAGCCTATGGGAAAGTGAGGAGCTTGAACGCTGGAAGCGATCGTTTGGATTCTGGACTCTGCATTCTGGCTCAGACTGGGTTTTGGGAAGAGCTGTTCACGCCTGCAACTGTCTGCATGCATCTGTTGGGGAAAACAGTGAAATGTACGAATATCAAAAGGAGACTTTACTTTTCCTCTTCCTTTCTTCTTATGGCTGTTCTGTTATGAGAGGCTCAAACTGAGATCCCAGTGGGGCCATCATATCAATGAAGGTGACGTTTTTccatgtgggggaggggggggggtcttgactACAATTGACTTGCATTTTGGAGATCTgattaaaaaattaaaacaaatatggcggcacggtggcacagtggttagtgcggcgcctcacagcaagaggatcccgggttcaagccctggggtagtccaaccttgggggtcgtcccgggttatcctctgtatggagtttgcatgttctccccatgtctgcgtgggtttcctccgggggctccggtttcctcccacagtccaaagacatgtaggtcaggtgaatcggctgtactaaattgtccctaggtatgaatgtgtgtgggtatgggtgtgtatgtcggccctgtgtgatggtctggcagcctgtccaggttgtctccccgcctgccgcccaatgactgctgggataggctccagcatcgccgtgaccctgagagcaggataagtggttcagataatggatggatggatgattaaaaGATCTGATTTTTTGTACATATGGAAAGGCGACCGCTACTTATAAAGTTCACCCCCTGCTCATGTAAAAGACTCACCAGATGCGACCCCCGCTACAGATCTCCAGGCCTGGCCcacaggggggggggtctcagtcTGGGCCCTCTCCCTGCTCTGTACTGTGCACCTCTAGTGGAAGAGGTTTTGGTCTACTGTTTTGCATGACCTGGTTAAATGTTTACATGAATGATGCTCAATTAGTATAAACACACATGACTATTATTACTCCGTCGTATTGAAAATGATGTAATTCTGTAATTCTGAACTATATAATGTGAAGTGACTTAACACCAGAAGTAATGCTGTTGACGAAAGTGCAATGCGGTGCAGTCTGGGTTGTACGTTAACCTCTCGAGTGGCCTACGGTGGTCTAAGTCCCGGCCCGGGTGACCGTTCTTCTGTACTATGTTAAATTTAGATTTTTACTGCCAATCGTTTTCTTTTCACGTTACACTTATAGCGCACCAAAGCCTTCAATGCTATCCAATCCCCAGACGTCATGTCttgttgccggggggggggggggtctgggacaACACGCGTCCGCTACACAACTAAAGCCATAGGAGGTGGGAGCCGAGGGCACCGCACTGTAGATTCAGTCACGCGCTATGAGTAATACCACCTTGATGAAAGATGGCTACGCTTCTGCAAGGGCTGCAAGAGAGACCCCCGCGCGTGTGTCGAATGCTGCCGTGTGACAACCGGCACGCTTAAAGGGTGCTTTAAAACACAGCTGTCAATCAAGCTATTTCGGTTGCCGTAGGACGCCATTGGATGCGTCGTGCCTGTTGATGCAATACTGCGTCAACAGCAAGGCACCGTGGGGGACAACCAACTGATCCACAGTGTTTTGTGGCGTTGTTGTTTTTTCTATGGATAATGTTGCCCACCTTAATCCCGCCTCAACGTCAACCCGTCCTTCagcaaaaaaaagataaaataaataaaaatcataaCTTTTAGAttcatagtacagcaaagaaaggCAATCACTCTGGATTAAAACGACTGTAATTGTGGAATATATGCAAACTGCGTGAAGGGCTTCATGTTAACTGTAAGATAGTCCATGTTGATGACTTTGATAAGCCGGCTCTTATTTGTTTGGTAATGACCTTATGTTGTACCCTGTACCTGTTTGGATCTCTTTCCACTTGGCTGTGTTTTTCTAAGACGCTTATTTTACCCATAACAATCACAttgaaatgcattaaaaaaacacatgtatattatatatatataaatatataaatatgagtATATATTGTATATCCTTTTTTTGTAACAGCCGTTTTGAGCTACAAATGTACGGATGCAATGCATCATGGGTTAATGATGAACATCTAAGAAGATACAACGATTTGTACCCACAGAGATATGATTGCAGGAAATGAAATAAAACTTCCTTGTCTATGCATTGTGTGTTcccttaataataatgataataataataactgcatttatatagcacttttctagacacccaaagcactaataataattaatatattATTTaatatattaaacatattaatatTAACATAATTTAATATATTGATATATACAATATATCAATATgttaatatattaatatattGATTACCATGTTACTATATTATAcatattaattatatatatatatattaattatattgtttttatatatattaatatTACTATACTAACATATATTAAATATCACACTACTCTCTTTATAGGACGctacttcaaaaaacacaatCAGACAATCTTTCCAGAAAATGTCTCATGACGGACTTCTGCCAGGTCCTTAAATTGATTTTGCTGAGGCTTATTTTAGATGTTGCTGCTAACCCGGACTGTGGGGTCGTCTGCCTGTGCATTATCAGTGTCAGTATTCCGTCCATTGTTTGAGATGACAATACTGGATATATATTTTAAACACATCAACTCCCATTTCGTCCATCCTCCTCTAATGTAAATCTTTAATACCGTTGAAAAGTTGCCCACGTTCACTCTAGATGGTGTTTCCCATGATTCCCTCTGGTTGTAAACCAACCCCTTGTGCAAATCCTTGAAAGTCATTGCCTCCTGGCGGCCCCCTCGCCAGCTGACGGACACCACACCTTTTACTTCATCCCTGCTCCATCATTCCTCACTTGAAGAGGCCCACACATTTATTAACGGCTAGGATTTATTCGGAGCCTTGCTCGACCTAAATTGAAGGACATGCACATTTTACAGCTCCAGACGCCGTGAGTCTTACATTATTCTGTGTCTAGTGCCAAGGCTGAACAACATCTCATATGTGCAACACGTGAACAGAGTTATCTGCCATCTGAAGAGCATGTGAGGCAACTGAGTGCAAAAATTGCAACTGaatttgaataaaaaaaatgcaattgaCAGTTGCATGAAAACCTTAAACTACATTAAAGAAAACTTTTgtcacacctcttaataaaactGTGCTCGTTGCTGCCGGGAACAGCATGCTGAATACAAGCAGTGAAGACATTTTACCATGTGAGCGCTTTCATTGCTCTTTGTGCAATTCTGTATGTGCTTGTGAGACGTTTCACTTGTGTTACCTGCATGTTGCACTCGAGTTTAGCTGGCAGAGAAACCCTAAGCTTTATAATAACACAGCAGAAACCGTTATCTGGTCGTGTAAACCTTCATACCGTATACACGGAGTCATACATTCCTTACCATTCAGCGACAAACCCCATCTCATCGACTACACAGGACTTCTGCAACCGACCCCCCAAATGAGGGATTTCCTGCATCTCTCTACCTAAATCACTTGTCTGCAGCAATCCCCTCCTCCATCTGTCCAACACGTATACG
It encodes:
- the camk1a gene encoding calcium/calmodulin-dependent protein kinase type 1, whose translation is MPLGEDGNGWKKKTSDIKEYYDFKEVLGTGAFSEVVLAEEKRTQRLVAIKCIPKKALEGKETNIENEIAVLHRIKHTNIVSLEDIFESTSHLYLVMQLVSGGELFDRIVEKGFYTERDASQLIHQILDAVKYLHDMGIVHRDLKPENLLYYSMDEDSKIMISDFGLSKIEGTGSVMSTACGTPGYVAPEVLAQKPYSKAVDCWSIGVISYILLCGYPPFYDENDAKLFEQILKAEYEFDSPYWDDISDSAKDFICHMMEKDPLKRYTCEQALQHPWICGDTALDKNIHESVSAQIKKNFAKSKWKQAFNATAVVRHMRRLQLGTSMEGPSQITPTSPCHGHLLPEEEEEEDEDLENEEEESLSHCEDGRRGSAEGSADRDSLRSCAYCCRPASRV